The sequence below is a genomic window from Nevskiales bacterium.
TGGCCGATGGCGCGCTGGTGGAGGTGCTGGGGACCCAAGCGCAGCGCGGCGACGTGCTGCAGGCGGAACGCATCCGCATCAAGGGGGCGTCGCTCAAGACCGGACAGGCCGTGCTGCTGGAGGGTGTCATCGGCCGCTTCGCCAGCCTGCAGGACTTCGAGCTCAACCGCCGGCGCGTGTCTGCGGGCACGGCCCAGCGCGAGGACCGCCACGCGCTGGCGCCGGCCAGCGGCGTGCGCATGCGCCTGGCGGGCAGCGTGCGTGCCGACGGCGTAATCGAGGCGACGCGCTATGCGCTGCAGCCGCCTACCGACATCCTGCTGACCGGGCGCGTCGACGAGGTCGATGCGGCGCGCGAGCGGCTCAGGCTGTTCGGCGCCGAGCGCCAGGCGCTGGTCGTGACCCAGTACGAGGACCGGCGCGCAACCGGGGAGCGCGCCTTCCGCCTCGAGGATCTGCAGCCGGGCGACTACGTCCAGCTGCGCGGCTTCCGTGACGCCCAGGGCCAGGCCGTGGTGACGCGCATCGAGCGCCGCGACGAGGAGCCGCCGGAGGGCGGCACCATCGTCGTGCGCCTGCGGATCCAGATCGGCACGGTGGACCCGGCGGCGGCGCGCACCCGCGGGCCGCTGGACGGCTTCAGTTTGGTGGACAACCGCCTGGTCATCGCGGGCGTGGCCGTGCAGACCGACAACGCGCGCACCGAGTTCTTCGACCGCAATGGCGCCAGCGTGACCGGCGTGCAGTTCTACAACGGGCTGCGGGCCGGCGATCGCCTGGAGGCCGTGGGCAACGAGGCCAGCGACGTGATCCAGGCCACGCGCGTGCGCTATGTGCGCTGAGCGCCGGGTACGCCAGGGATACGAACCCGGCAGTTGACAGATTCATCGATTGGGATTATTTTCCCACTCGACTGGCAATGCGCTCCCGCCAGTCTTCTCTCATTCGTTGGAGCTTCGCCCCCGGAAACCCCCTTTCCGGGGGCGATTTTTTTGCGGTAAGCCATGAAGGGCCTGTCTATAATGGGCGGCCGCCACTGCACCGCATGCCCATGACCGCCTCCCCGTCCGCCCGCCCCGACCCGCGCAAGCAGCGCCTGGAGGAAAACAAGCTGGCCAAGCGCCTGCGCCGGCAGGTGGGCCAGGCGATCCAGGACTACAACATGATCGAGGACGGCGACCGCGTGATGGTCTGCCTGTCCGGGGGCAAGGATTCCTACACGATGCTCGACCTGCTGCTGTCGCTGCAGCGGCGCGCGCCGGTGAAGTTCGAACTGGTGGCGGTGAACCTGGACCAGAAACAGCCAGGCTTCCCCGCGCAGGTGCTGCCGGATTACCTCACGGCGCTGGGCGTGCCCTTCCACATCCTGGAGAAGGACACCTACAGCGTGGTCAAGCGCGTGCTGCCCGAGGGCAAGACGATGTGCGGCCTGTGTTCGCGCCTGCGCCGCGGCAACCTCTACGCCTTCGCCGTCGAGCAGGGCTTCACCAAGATCGCGCTCGGCCACCATCGCGACGACATCGTCGCCACTTTCTTCCTCAACCTGTTCCACGGCGCGCGCCTGGCCGCCATGCCGCCCAAGCTGCGGTCGAACGACGGCCGCAACGTGGTGATCCGCCCGCTGGCCTACTGCCGCGAGGCCGACATCGCCGAATACGCCGAACTGCGCCAGTTCCCCCTCATTCCCTGCAACCTGTGCGGCTCGCAGGAACAGCTCCAGCGCAAGCAGATCCGGCGCATGATGGACGAGTGGGAGAAAACCAGCCCCGGGCGCTGCGAGCAGATCTTCAAGGCGCTGCAGAACATCGCGCCCTCGCAGCTGGCCGACCCCAAGCTGTTCGACTTCGCCTCGCTCGGTGCCCGCG
It includes:
- a CDS encoding DUF5666 domain-containing protein gives rise to the protein FSEGTVSGFGSVYVNGIRFATDRADIVVDGTPAAEDALRVGMVLNVAGDVASDGLSGSARRVEFDRPLYGPVDAYDATARRLVILGQPVQLDDATVFSGVTEDTLQEGLLCMVSGYPSPGELLATLLECRDDYAAGLTRVEVEGVVSGLDTGAGRFHLGALEVAVGAATIDTAQGALADGALVEVLGTQAQRGDVLQAERIRIKGASLKTGQAVLLEGVIGRFASLQDFELNRRRVSAGTAQREDRHALAPASGVRMRLAGSVRADGVIEATRYALQPPTDILLTGRVDEVDAARERLRLFGAERQALVVTQYEDRRATGERAFRLEDLQPGDYVQLRGFRDAQGQAVVTRIERRDEEPPEGGTIVVRLRIQIGTVDPAAARTRGPLDGFSLVDNRLVIAGVAVQTDNARTEFFDRNGASVTGVQFYNGLRAGDRLEAVGNEASDVIQATRVRYVR
- the ttcA gene encoding tRNA 2-thiocytidine(32) synthetase TtcA: MTASPSARPDPRKQRLEENKLAKRLRRQVGQAIQDYNMIEDGDRVMVCLSGGKDSYTMLDLLLSLQRRAPVKFELVAVNLDQKQPGFPAQVLPDYLTALGVPFHILEKDTYSVVKRVLPEGKTMCGLCSRLRRGNLYAFAVEQGFTKIALGHHRDDIVATFFLNLFHGARLAAMPPKLRSNDGRNVVIRPLAYCREADIAEYAELRQFPLIPCNLCGSQEQLQRKQIRRMMDEWEKTSPGRCEQIFKALQNIAPSQLADPKLFDFASLGARGGSAPNWLLPEADQGSSD